In a genomic window of Scyliorhinus torazame isolate Kashiwa2021f chromosome 5, sScyTor2.1, whole genome shotgun sequence:
- the LOC140422424 gene encoding uncharacterized protein, which yields MCVRGFKLSANLERHEETQNMKIPWKCGDCGNGFRFPSALAAHRRSHTGERPFICSVCEKGFIQLSTLLTHQRVHTGERPFTCSQCGKGFTQLSHLRRHQRVHTGERPFTCSQCEKGFTQLSGLRIHQRVHTGERPFTCSQCEKGFTQLSHLRRHQRVHTGERPFTCSQCEKGFTQLSHLRRHQRVHTGERPFTCSQCGKGFTQSSDLQKHQQVHTGERPFTCSQCEKGFTQSSHLQRHQRVHTGEKALTCSQCEKGFTQLSDLRRHQRRHTGERPFTCSQCEMGFTTSSSLRKHQQVHTGERPFTCSQCEKGFAQLSNLQRHQRAHTGERPFTCFQCEKGFTQSSDLQKHQRVHTGEKPFTCSQCEKGFTTSSSLLAHQRVHTGERLFTCSQCKKGFTRLSNLQRHLRVHTREKALTCS from the coding sequence ATGTGTGTACGAGGCTTCAAATTATcggcaaacctggagagacacgaggagacccaaaatatgaagataccgtggaaatgtggggactgtgggaatggattcaggtTTCCATCTGCGCTGGccgctcatcggcgcagtcacactggggagaggccgttcatctgctctgtgtgtgagaagggattcattcagttatccaccctgctgacacaccagcgagttcacactggggagaggccgttcacttgctctcagtgtgggaagggattcactcagttatcccacctgcggagacatcagcgagttcacactggggagaggccgttcacctgctctcagtgtgagaagggattcactcagttatccggcctgcggatacatcagcgagttcacactggggagaggccgttcacctgctctcagtgtgagaagggattcactcagttatcccacctgcggagacatcagcgagttcacactggggagaggccgttcacctgctctcagtgtgagaagggattcactcagttatcccacctgcggagacaccagcgagttcacactggggagaggccattcacctgctctcagtgtgggaagggattcactcaatcatccgacctgcagaaacaccagcaagttcacactggggagaggccgttcacctgctctcagtgtgagaagggattcactcagtcatcccacctgcagagacaccagcgagttcacacaggggagaaggcgttaacctgctctcagtgtgagaagggattcactcagttatccgacctgcggagacatcagcgacgtcacacaggggagagaccattcacctgctctcagtgtgagatggGATTCACTACCTCATCGAGCTTGCggaaacaccagcaagttcacactggggagaggccgttcacctgctctcagtgtgagaagggattcgctcagttatccaacctgcagcgacatcagcgagctcacactggggagaggccattcacctgctttcagtgtgagaagggattcactcaatcatccgacttgcagaaacatcagcgagtccacactggggagaagccgttcacttgctctcagtgtgagaagggattcactacttcatcgagcctgctggcacaccagcgggttcacactggggagaggctgttcacctgctctcagtgtaagaagggattcactcggttatccaacctgcagagacacctgcgagttcacactcgggagaaggcgttaacatgctcttag